The following proteins are encoded in a genomic region of Apis mellifera strain DH4 linkage group LG14, Amel_HAv3.1, whole genome shotgun sequence:
- the LOC408500 gene encoding endothelin-converting enzyme homolog isoform X2 — protein MSVKMMMYKQAEFEDEDSSSIGSVALNSEGISTSATHIRYNSGISLWRARSALERCLFIICAGLLLMVMMLSIVISSKNGWDEAQILHVTSHGENGTHCLTEHCITIAASIINSIDRSVDPCDDFYEYACGGWIKKNPIPDGNSMWGTFDKFEQENQLIVKNVLEKPLVEMKSKAEKKAKYYFLSCMDANDTIETLGAKPMLDLLDTIGGWNVSGKFNISEWSLQNSMHILQNVYNMDGLFTWAVNEDDRNSSRHIIQIDQGGLTLPTADDYLNITEHGKVLAAYLEYMTKIGELLGGETNSTRKQMQDVIQFETKLARIMTSPENRRDKEKLYNLMSLNELQRKAPFMSWVDYFKNATRIVNKKINDKMMIVNFAPEYFIKLSNLVLEYNKTNEGKVVLNNYLVWQTVKSLTTCLSKPFRDAYKGLRKALIGLEGQEQQWRYCVSDTHNAMGFAIGAMFVREVFHGKSKPMAEKMIDQIRKAFTKNFKNLDWMDPITRRAAEEKANAITDMVGFPNFILNPSELDERYKDLTIKQNEYFQNNIRVNKYNLRKNLEKLDQPVNRTTWIMTPPTVNAYYWPTKNQMVFPAGILQSPFYDMENPNSLNFGGIGVVMGHELTHAFDDQGREYDLHGNLNHWWNNATIERFKNRTKCFVEQYSNFEINGRHVNGLQTLGENIADNGGLKAAYHAYLSIPKSYKDQLPLPGLNLTHRQLFFLNFAQVWCSAIMSEAVALQIEKDAHCPSKYRVIGSLSNLPEFAAEFNCPEGSRMNPVHKCEVW, from the exons ATGTCGGTGAAG ATGATGATGTACAAGCAAGCCGAGTTCGAGGACGAAGATAGCAGTAGCATCGGTTCCGTGGCTTTGAACAGCGAGGGCATTAGCACATCGGCCACGCATATACGATACAATTCG GGGATCTCGTTGTGGAGAGCGAGAAGCGCTCTCGAGAGATGTCTTTTCATCATTTGCGCGGGCCTGCTGTTGATGGTGATGATGCTCTCGATAGTGATCAGCAGCAAGAACGGTTGGGACGAGGCCCAGATACTTCACGTTACCTCCCATGGAGAAA ATGGTACCCACTGTTTAACCGAGCACTGCATTACGATTGCCGCCTCCATTATAAACAGCATAGATCGCTCGGTCGATCCATGCGACGATTTTTACGAATACGCGTGCGGCGGTTGGATCAAGAAGAATCCAATACCGGATGGGAACAGCATGTGGGGAACGTTCGACAAGTTCGAGCAAGAAAATCAGCTAATTGTGAAAAATGTCCTTG AGAAACCATTGGTCGAGATGAAATCAAAGGCCGAGAAAAAGGCAAAGTATTATTTCCTCTCGTGTATGGACGCGAACGATACGATCGAAACGCTCGGCGCGAAACCGATGCTGGACTTGTTGGATACTATCGGTGGATGGAACGTTTCTGGCAAATTCAATATAAGCGAATGGTCTTTGCAGAACAGTATGCATATTCTGCAAAATGTTTACAACATGGATGGTTTATTTACATGGGCGGTAAACGAAGATGATCGAAATAGTAGCAGACACATTATACAA ATCGATCAGGGAGGTTTAACGCTGCCAACCGCTGACGATTATCTCAACATCACCGAACACGGTAAAGTGTTGGCTGCTTATTTGGAATACATGACAAAG ATCGGCGAGCTGTTAGGCGGTGAGACGAACTCGACGAGGAAACAGATGCAGGACGTGATAcagttcgaaacgaaattagcGCGGATCATGACATCGCCCGAGAATCGTCGGGACAAAGAAAAGCTTTACAATTTGATGTCGTTGAACGAACTTCAACGTAAAGCGCCATTC ATGTCGTGGGTagactattttaaaaatgcgaCGCGCATCGTTAACAAGAAGATCAACGACAAGATGATGATCGTGAACTTTGCCCCggaatatttcatcaaattgtCCAACCTGGTATTAGAGTACAACAAAACGAACGAAGGAAAAGT GGTACTGAATAATTATCTGGTTTGGCAAACGGTGAAATCTCTAACCACCTGCCTGTCGAAACCGTTTCGCGACGCTTACAAGGGGCTGAGGAAAGCTTTGATCGGTTTGGAAGGCCAGGAGCAGCAATGGCGTTATTGCGTCAGCGATACGCATAACGCGATGGGTTTTGCGATCGGTGCCATGTTCGTTAGAGAAGTTTTCCATGGAAAGAGCAAACCCATG GCGGAGAAGATGATCGACCAAATACGGAAAGCTTTTACCAAGAATTTCAAGAATCTGGACTGGATGGACCCGATAACGAGACGGGCAGCCGAGGAGAAAGCGAACGCGATCACCGACATGGTCGGTTTCCCCAATTTTATCTTGAACCCGTCCGAGCTCGACGAGCGTTACAAGGATCTGACGATCAAGCAAAACGAATACTTTCAAAATAACATACGGGtgaataagtataatttacgaaagaatttagaaaagtTGGATCAACCCGTGAACAGGACCACCTGGATCATGACTCCGCCAACGGTGAACGCTTATTACTGGCCTACGAAGAATCAGATGGTTTTCCCTGCTGGTATACTTCAGAGCCCGTTCTACGATATGGAAAATCCCAACAGTTTGAACTTCGGCGGTATAGGAGTCGTGATGGGACACGAATTGACTCACGCGTTCGACGATCAAG GAAGAGAGTACGATTTGCATGGAAACTTGAATCATTGGTGGAACAATGCCACGATAGAGAGATTCAAGAATAGAACGAAGTGTTTCGTCGAGCAGTACAGCAATTTCGAGATAAATGGCCGACACGTGAACGGATTGCAGACATTGG GGGAAAATATCGCGGATAACGGTGGTCTTAAAGCAGCGTATCACGCGTATCTCTCGATCCCAAAAAGCTACAAAGATCAGCTACCCTTGCCAGGTCTTAATTTGACGCATCGACAATTGTTCTTTCTGAATTTTGCTCAG GTTTGGTGTTCCGCCATAATGTCCGAGGCGGTAGCCCTTCAAATCGAGAAAGACGCCCATTGCCCGTCGAAGTACAGAGTGATAGGATCGCTCTCGAATCTACCAGAATTCGCTGCCGAATTCAATTGTCCCGAGGGCTCGCGGATGAATCCGGTTCACAAGTGCGAAGTGTGGTAA
- the LOC408500 gene encoding endothelin-converting enzyme homolog isoform X1 yields MLKTKYMMMYKQAEFEDEDSSSIGSVALNSEGISTSATHIRYNSGISLWRARSALERCLFIICAGLLLMVMMLSIVISSKNGWDEAQILHVTSHGENGTHCLTEHCITIAASIINSIDRSVDPCDDFYEYACGGWIKKNPIPDGNSMWGTFDKFEQENQLIVKNVLEKPLVEMKSKAEKKAKYYFLSCMDANDTIETLGAKPMLDLLDTIGGWNVSGKFNISEWSLQNSMHILQNVYNMDGLFTWAVNEDDRNSSRHIIQIDQGGLTLPTADDYLNITEHGKVLAAYLEYMTKIGELLGGETNSTRKQMQDVIQFETKLARIMTSPENRRDKEKLYNLMSLNELQRKAPFMSWVDYFKNATRIVNKKINDKMMIVNFAPEYFIKLSNLVLEYNKTNEGKVVLNNYLVWQTVKSLTTCLSKPFRDAYKGLRKALIGLEGQEQQWRYCVSDTHNAMGFAIGAMFVREVFHGKSKPMAEKMIDQIRKAFTKNFKNLDWMDPITRRAAEEKANAITDMVGFPNFILNPSELDERYKDLTIKQNEYFQNNIRVNKYNLRKNLEKLDQPVNRTTWIMTPPTVNAYYWPTKNQMVFPAGILQSPFYDMENPNSLNFGGIGVVMGHELTHAFDDQGREYDLHGNLNHWWNNATIERFKNRTKCFVEQYSNFEINGRHVNGLQTLGENIADNGGLKAAYHAYLSIPKSYKDQLPLPGLNLTHRQLFFLNFAQVWCSAIMSEAVALQIEKDAHCPSKYRVIGSLSNLPEFAAEFNCPEGSRMNPVHKCEVW; encoded by the exons ATGCTGAAaactaaatat ATGATGATGTACAAGCAAGCCGAGTTCGAGGACGAAGATAGCAGTAGCATCGGTTCCGTGGCTTTGAACAGCGAGGGCATTAGCACATCGGCCACGCATATACGATACAATTCG GGGATCTCGTTGTGGAGAGCGAGAAGCGCTCTCGAGAGATGTCTTTTCATCATTTGCGCGGGCCTGCTGTTGATGGTGATGATGCTCTCGATAGTGATCAGCAGCAAGAACGGTTGGGACGAGGCCCAGATACTTCACGTTACCTCCCATGGAGAAA ATGGTACCCACTGTTTAACCGAGCACTGCATTACGATTGCCGCCTCCATTATAAACAGCATAGATCGCTCGGTCGATCCATGCGACGATTTTTACGAATACGCGTGCGGCGGTTGGATCAAGAAGAATCCAATACCGGATGGGAACAGCATGTGGGGAACGTTCGACAAGTTCGAGCAAGAAAATCAGCTAATTGTGAAAAATGTCCTTG AGAAACCATTGGTCGAGATGAAATCAAAGGCCGAGAAAAAGGCAAAGTATTATTTCCTCTCGTGTATGGACGCGAACGATACGATCGAAACGCTCGGCGCGAAACCGATGCTGGACTTGTTGGATACTATCGGTGGATGGAACGTTTCTGGCAAATTCAATATAAGCGAATGGTCTTTGCAGAACAGTATGCATATTCTGCAAAATGTTTACAACATGGATGGTTTATTTACATGGGCGGTAAACGAAGATGATCGAAATAGTAGCAGACACATTATACAA ATCGATCAGGGAGGTTTAACGCTGCCAACCGCTGACGATTATCTCAACATCACCGAACACGGTAAAGTGTTGGCTGCTTATTTGGAATACATGACAAAG ATCGGCGAGCTGTTAGGCGGTGAGACGAACTCGACGAGGAAACAGATGCAGGACGTGATAcagttcgaaacgaaattagcGCGGATCATGACATCGCCCGAGAATCGTCGGGACAAAGAAAAGCTTTACAATTTGATGTCGTTGAACGAACTTCAACGTAAAGCGCCATTC ATGTCGTGGGTagactattttaaaaatgcgaCGCGCATCGTTAACAAGAAGATCAACGACAAGATGATGATCGTGAACTTTGCCCCggaatatttcatcaaattgtCCAACCTGGTATTAGAGTACAACAAAACGAACGAAGGAAAAGT GGTACTGAATAATTATCTGGTTTGGCAAACGGTGAAATCTCTAACCACCTGCCTGTCGAAACCGTTTCGCGACGCTTACAAGGGGCTGAGGAAAGCTTTGATCGGTTTGGAAGGCCAGGAGCAGCAATGGCGTTATTGCGTCAGCGATACGCATAACGCGATGGGTTTTGCGATCGGTGCCATGTTCGTTAGAGAAGTTTTCCATGGAAAGAGCAAACCCATG GCGGAGAAGATGATCGACCAAATACGGAAAGCTTTTACCAAGAATTTCAAGAATCTGGACTGGATGGACCCGATAACGAGACGGGCAGCCGAGGAGAAAGCGAACGCGATCACCGACATGGTCGGTTTCCCCAATTTTATCTTGAACCCGTCCGAGCTCGACGAGCGTTACAAGGATCTGACGATCAAGCAAAACGAATACTTTCAAAATAACATACGGGtgaataagtataatttacgaaagaatttagaaaagtTGGATCAACCCGTGAACAGGACCACCTGGATCATGACTCCGCCAACGGTGAACGCTTATTACTGGCCTACGAAGAATCAGATGGTTTTCCCTGCTGGTATACTTCAGAGCCCGTTCTACGATATGGAAAATCCCAACAGTTTGAACTTCGGCGGTATAGGAGTCGTGATGGGACACGAATTGACTCACGCGTTCGACGATCAAG GAAGAGAGTACGATTTGCATGGAAACTTGAATCATTGGTGGAACAATGCCACGATAGAGAGATTCAAGAATAGAACGAAGTGTTTCGTCGAGCAGTACAGCAATTTCGAGATAAATGGCCGACACGTGAACGGATTGCAGACATTGG GGGAAAATATCGCGGATAACGGTGGTCTTAAAGCAGCGTATCACGCGTATCTCTCGATCCCAAAAAGCTACAAAGATCAGCTACCCTTGCCAGGTCTTAATTTGACGCATCGACAATTGTTCTTTCTGAATTTTGCTCAG GTTTGGTGTTCCGCCATAATGTCCGAGGCGGTAGCCCTTCAAATCGAGAAAGACGCCCATTGCCCGTCGAAGTACAGAGTGATAGGATCGCTCTCGAATCTACCAGAATTCGCTGCCGAATTCAATTGTCCCGAGGGCTCGCGGATGAATCCGGTTCACAAGTGCGAAGTGTGGTAA
- the LOC113219239 gene encoding putative glycine-rich cell wall structural protein 1, with amino-acid sequence MEREEVVSGGGGGGGRDGNGGGGGGDGGCGGGSRGGGGGGGDSGNGDGGGGSDDDDGSGTSSGSGSGDGGGGGGGGGGGGRGGGSRSGGGGSGGGNGGGGGEREREGGG; translated from the exons ATGGAAAGGGAAGAGGTTgttagtggtggtggtggtggtggtggcagGGATGGCaacggcggtggtggtggtggcgatGGTGGTTGTGGTGGTGGTAGTAgaggcggtggtggtggtggcggcgaTAGCGGCAACGGCGACGGTGGTGGCGGtagcgacgacgacgacggcagTG GTACTAGTAGCGGTAGTGGTagtggtgatggtggtggtggtggtggtggtggtggtggcggtggtAGAGGTGGTGGTAGCAGAAGCGGCGGTGGTGGCAGCGGTGGCGGCAATGGAGGTggtggaggagaaagagaaagagaaggtgGGGGTTAG
- the LOC408500 gene encoding endothelin-converting enzyme homolog isoform X4 codes for MEKVRDGTHCLTEHCITIAASIINSIDRSVDPCDDFYEYACGGWIKKNPIPDGNSMWGTFDKFEQENQLIVKNVLEKPLVEMKSKAEKKAKYYFLSCMDANDTIETLGAKPMLDLLDTIGGWNVSGKFNISEWSLQNSMHILQNVYNMDGLFTWAVNEDDRNSSRHIIQIDQGGLTLPTADDYLNITEHGKVLAAYLEYMTKIGELLGGETNSTRKQMQDVIQFETKLARIMTSPENRRDKEKLYNLMSLNELQRKAPFMSWVDYFKNATRIVNKKINDKMMIVNFAPEYFIKLSNLVLEYNKTNEGKVVLNNYLVWQTVKSLTTCLSKPFRDAYKGLRKALIGLEGQEQQWRYCVSDTHNAMGFAIGAMFVREVFHGKSKPMAEKMIDQIRKAFTKNFKNLDWMDPITRRAAEEKANAITDMVGFPNFILNPSELDERYKDLTIKQNEYFQNNIRVNKYNLRKNLEKLDQPVNRTTWIMTPPTVNAYYWPTKNQMVFPAGILQSPFYDMENPNSLNFGGIGVVMGHELTHAFDDQGREYDLHGNLNHWWNNATIERFKNRTKCFVEQYSNFEINGRHVNGLQTLGENIADNGGLKAAYHAYLSIPKSYKDQLPLPGLNLTHRQLFFLNFAQVWCSAIMSEAVALQIEKDAHCPSKYRVIGSLSNLPEFAAEFNCPEGSRMNPVHKCEVW; via the exons ATGGAGAAAGTAAGAG ATGGTACCCACTGTTTAACCGAGCACTGCATTACGATTGCCGCCTCCATTATAAACAGCATAGATCGCTCGGTCGATCCATGCGACGATTTTTACGAATACGCGTGCGGCGGTTGGATCAAGAAGAATCCAATACCGGATGGGAACAGCATGTGGGGAACGTTCGACAAGTTCGAGCAAGAAAATCAGCTAATTGTGAAAAATGTCCTTG AGAAACCATTGGTCGAGATGAAATCAAAGGCCGAGAAAAAGGCAAAGTATTATTTCCTCTCGTGTATGGACGCGAACGATACGATCGAAACGCTCGGCGCGAAACCGATGCTGGACTTGTTGGATACTATCGGTGGATGGAACGTTTCTGGCAAATTCAATATAAGCGAATGGTCTTTGCAGAACAGTATGCATATTCTGCAAAATGTTTACAACATGGATGGTTTATTTACATGGGCGGTAAACGAAGATGATCGAAATAGTAGCAGACACATTATACAA ATCGATCAGGGAGGTTTAACGCTGCCAACCGCTGACGATTATCTCAACATCACCGAACACGGTAAAGTGTTGGCTGCTTATTTGGAATACATGACAAAG ATCGGCGAGCTGTTAGGCGGTGAGACGAACTCGACGAGGAAACAGATGCAGGACGTGATAcagttcgaaacgaaattagcGCGGATCATGACATCGCCCGAGAATCGTCGGGACAAAGAAAAGCTTTACAATTTGATGTCGTTGAACGAACTTCAACGTAAAGCGCCATTC ATGTCGTGGGTagactattttaaaaatgcgaCGCGCATCGTTAACAAGAAGATCAACGACAAGATGATGATCGTGAACTTTGCCCCggaatatttcatcaaattgtCCAACCTGGTATTAGAGTACAACAAAACGAACGAAGGAAAAGT GGTACTGAATAATTATCTGGTTTGGCAAACGGTGAAATCTCTAACCACCTGCCTGTCGAAACCGTTTCGCGACGCTTACAAGGGGCTGAGGAAAGCTTTGATCGGTTTGGAAGGCCAGGAGCAGCAATGGCGTTATTGCGTCAGCGATACGCATAACGCGATGGGTTTTGCGATCGGTGCCATGTTCGTTAGAGAAGTTTTCCATGGAAAGAGCAAACCCATG GCGGAGAAGATGATCGACCAAATACGGAAAGCTTTTACCAAGAATTTCAAGAATCTGGACTGGATGGACCCGATAACGAGACGGGCAGCCGAGGAGAAAGCGAACGCGATCACCGACATGGTCGGTTTCCCCAATTTTATCTTGAACCCGTCCGAGCTCGACGAGCGTTACAAGGATCTGACGATCAAGCAAAACGAATACTTTCAAAATAACATACGGGtgaataagtataatttacgaaagaatttagaaaagtTGGATCAACCCGTGAACAGGACCACCTGGATCATGACTCCGCCAACGGTGAACGCTTATTACTGGCCTACGAAGAATCAGATGGTTTTCCCTGCTGGTATACTTCAGAGCCCGTTCTACGATATGGAAAATCCCAACAGTTTGAACTTCGGCGGTATAGGAGTCGTGATGGGACACGAATTGACTCACGCGTTCGACGATCAAG GAAGAGAGTACGATTTGCATGGAAACTTGAATCATTGGTGGAACAATGCCACGATAGAGAGATTCAAGAATAGAACGAAGTGTTTCGTCGAGCAGTACAGCAATTTCGAGATAAATGGCCGACACGTGAACGGATTGCAGACATTGG GGGAAAATATCGCGGATAACGGTGGTCTTAAAGCAGCGTATCACGCGTATCTCTCGATCCCAAAAAGCTACAAAGATCAGCTACCCTTGCCAGGTCTTAATTTGACGCATCGACAATTGTTCTTTCTGAATTTTGCTCAG GTTTGGTGTTCCGCCATAATGTCCGAGGCGGTAGCCCTTCAAATCGAGAAAGACGCCCATTGCCCGTCGAAGTACAGAGTGATAGGATCGCTCTCGAATCTACCAGAATTCGCTGCCGAATTCAATTGTCCCGAGGGCTCGCGGATGAATCCGGTTCACAAGTGCGAAGTGTGGTAA
- the LOC408500 gene encoding endothelin-converting enzyme homolog isoform X3, producing MMMYKQAEFEDEDSSSIGSVALNSEGISTSATHIRYNSGISLWRARSALERCLFIICAGLLLMVMMLSIVISSKNGWDEAQILHVTSHGENGTHCLTEHCITIAASIINSIDRSVDPCDDFYEYACGGWIKKNPIPDGNSMWGTFDKFEQENQLIVKNVLEKPLVEMKSKAEKKAKYYFLSCMDANDTIETLGAKPMLDLLDTIGGWNVSGKFNISEWSLQNSMHILQNVYNMDGLFTWAVNEDDRNSSRHIIQIDQGGLTLPTADDYLNITEHGKVLAAYLEYMTKIGELLGGETNSTRKQMQDVIQFETKLARIMTSPENRRDKEKLYNLMSLNELQRKAPFMSWVDYFKNATRIVNKKINDKMMIVNFAPEYFIKLSNLVLEYNKTNEGKVVLNNYLVWQTVKSLTTCLSKPFRDAYKGLRKALIGLEGQEQQWRYCVSDTHNAMGFAIGAMFVREVFHGKSKPMAEKMIDQIRKAFTKNFKNLDWMDPITRRAAEEKANAITDMVGFPNFILNPSELDERYKDLTIKQNEYFQNNIRVNKYNLRKNLEKLDQPVNRTTWIMTPPTVNAYYWPTKNQMVFPAGILQSPFYDMENPNSLNFGGIGVVMGHELTHAFDDQGREYDLHGNLNHWWNNATIERFKNRTKCFVEQYSNFEINGRHVNGLQTLGENIADNGGLKAAYHAYLSIPKSYKDQLPLPGLNLTHRQLFFLNFAQVWCSAIMSEAVALQIEKDAHCPSKYRVIGSLSNLPEFAAEFNCPEGSRMNPVHKCEVW from the exons ATGATGATGTACAAGCAAGCCGAGTTCGAGGACGAAGATAGCAGTAGCATCGGTTCCGTGGCTTTGAACAGCGAGGGCATTAGCACATCGGCCACGCATATACGATACAATTCG GGGATCTCGTTGTGGAGAGCGAGAAGCGCTCTCGAGAGATGTCTTTTCATCATTTGCGCGGGCCTGCTGTTGATGGTGATGATGCTCTCGATAGTGATCAGCAGCAAGAACGGTTGGGACGAGGCCCAGATACTTCACGTTACCTCCCATGGAGAAA ATGGTACCCACTGTTTAACCGAGCACTGCATTACGATTGCCGCCTCCATTATAAACAGCATAGATCGCTCGGTCGATCCATGCGACGATTTTTACGAATACGCGTGCGGCGGTTGGATCAAGAAGAATCCAATACCGGATGGGAACAGCATGTGGGGAACGTTCGACAAGTTCGAGCAAGAAAATCAGCTAATTGTGAAAAATGTCCTTG AGAAACCATTGGTCGAGATGAAATCAAAGGCCGAGAAAAAGGCAAAGTATTATTTCCTCTCGTGTATGGACGCGAACGATACGATCGAAACGCTCGGCGCGAAACCGATGCTGGACTTGTTGGATACTATCGGTGGATGGAACGTTTCTGGCAAATTCAATATAAGCGAATGGTCTTTGCAGAACAGTATGCATATTCTGCAAAATGTTTACAACATGGATGGTTTATTTACATGGGCGGTAAACGAAGATGATCGAAATAGTAGCAGACACATTATACAA ATCGATCAGGGAGGTTTAACGCTGCCAACCGCTGACGATTATCTCAACATCACCGAACACGGTAAAGTGTTGGCTGCTTATTTGGAATACATGACAAAG ATCGGCGAGCTGTTAGGCGGTGAGACGAACTCGACGAGGAAACAGATGCAGGACGTGATAcagttcgaaacgaaattagcGCGGATCATGACATCGCCCGAGAATCGTCGGGACAAAGAAAAGCTTTACAATTTGATGTCGTTGAACGAACTTCAACGTAAAGCGCCATTC ATGTCGTGGGTagactattttaaaaatgcgaCGCGCATCGTTAACAAGAAGATCAACGACAAGATGATGATCGTGAACTTTGCCCCggaatatttcatcaaattgtCCAACCTGGTATTAGAGTACAACAAAACGAACGAAGGAAAAGT GGTACTGAATAATTATCTGGTTTGGCAAACGGTGAAATCTCTAACCACCTGCCTGTCGAAACCGTTTCGCGACGCTTACAAGGGGCTGAGGAAAGCTTTGATCGGTTTGGAAGGCCAGGAGCAGCAATGGCGTTATTGCGTCAGCGATACGCATAACGCGATGGGTTTTGCGATCGGTGCCATGTTCGTTAGAGAAGTTTTCCATGGAAAGAGCAAACCCATG GCGGAGAAGATGATCGACCAAATACGGAAAGCTTTTACCAAGAATTTCAAGAATCTGGACTGGATGGACCCGATAACGAGACGGGCAGCCGAGGAGAAAGCGAACGCGATCACCGACATGGTCGGTTTCCCCAATTTTATCTTGAACCCGTCCGAGCTCGACGAGCGTTACAAGGATCTGACGATCAAGCAAAACGAATACTTTCAAAATAACATACGGGtgaataagtataatttacgaaagaatttagaaaagtTGGATCAACCCGTGAACAGGACCACCTGGATCATGACTCCGCCAACGGTGAACGCTTATTACTGGCCTACGAAGAATCAGATGGTTTTCCCTGCTGGTATACTTCAGAGCCCGTTCTACGATATGGAAAATCCCAACAGTTTGAACTTCGGCGGTATAGGAGTCGTGATGGGACACGAATTGACTCACGCGTTCGACGATCAAG GAAGAGAGTACGATTTGCATGGAAACTTGAATCATTGGTGGAACAATGCCACGATAGAGAGATTCAAGAATAGAACGAAGTGTTTCGTCGAGCAGTACAGCAATTTCGAGATAAATGGCCGACACGTGAACGGATTGCAGACATTGG GGGAAAATATCGCGGATAACGGTGGTCTTAAAGCAGCGTATCACGCGTATCTCTCGATCCCAAAAAGCTACAAAGATCAGCTACCCTTGCCAGGTCTTAATTTGACGCATCGACAATTGTTCTTTCTGAATTTTGCTCAG GTTTGGTGTTCCGCCATAATGTCCGAGGCGGTAGCCCTTCAAATCGAGAAAGACGCCCATTGCCCGTCGAAGTACAGAGTGATAGGATCGCTCTCGAATCTACCAGAATTCGCTGCCGAATTCAATTGTCCCGAGGGCTCGCGGATGAATCCGGTTCACAAGTGCGAAGTGTGGTAA